One Callospermophilus lateralis isolate mCalLat2 chromosome 6, mCalLat2.hap1, whole genome shotgun sequence genomic region harbors:
- the Kifc1 gene encoding kinesin-like protein KIFC1 isoform X1, which produces MESQRCPLLEVKKNIELKTPLVKGPSQLPLSRSRLKRGPNQMEDALEPAKKRTRGVGAATKISTSRSRVPPLTTVPQTQGHTAVQKVPKKTAPRCSTAVTAVLKNQKPVPAVPAQKPGPTAVPPIAGVKKPSKRPAWDLKGQLCDLNAELKRCREKTQTLDQENQQLREQLKEAQQQAKDLGTERSTLEGELARVRTQAEQGQQQLGNLSARVLELEERLGTQEGLVQVLQKEQLELQEERRGLTTRLEEQERRLQASEAALSNSQAKVASLQQEAATQAALLAERGDRLHGLEMERRRLHNQLQELKGNIRVFCRVRPVLEGESTPSPGFLLFPPGPGGPTDPPTRLSFARSDDRRATLSGAPAPTTRHDFSFDRVFPPGSRQDEVFEEISMLVQSALDGYPVCIFAYGQTGSGKTFTMEGGPGGDPQLEGLIPRALRHLFSVAQELNGQGWTYSFVASYVEIYNETVRDLLATGTRKGPGGECEIRRAGPGSEELTITNARYVPVSCEKEVETLLHLARQNRAVARTAQNERSSRSHSVFQLQISGEHAARGLQCIAPLNLVDLAGSERLDPGLALGPGERDRLRETQAINSSLSTLGLVIMALSNKESYVPYRNSKLTYLLQNSLGGSAKMLMFVNISPLEENVSESLNSLRFASKVNQCVIGTAQANKK; this is translated from the exons ATGGAGTCGCAG AGGTGCCCCTTATTGGAAGTGaaaaagaatatagagttgaagacACCGCTGGTCAAGGGTCCTTCCCAACTGCCTCTCTCAAGAAGTAGGCTCAAGAGGGGGCCTAACCAGATGGAAGATGCTTTGGAGCCTGCAAAG AAACGGACACGAGGTGTGGGCGCAGCAACCAAAATCAGCACGTCCCGCTCCAGAGTACCACCCCTCACCACAGTACCACAGACACAAGGCCATACTGCAG TTCAAAAAGTTCCCAAGAAGACAGCACCCCGTTGTTCCACAGCTGTTACTGCAG TGTTGAAGAACCAGAAGCCAGTCCCTGCTGTTCCTGCCCAGAAACCTGGCC CAACAGCTGTTCCTCCCATAGCGGGAGTAAAGAAACCCAGCAAACGTCCTGCCTGGGATTTAAAGGGTCAGTTATGTGACCTAAATGCAGAGTTGAAACGCTGCCGTGAAAAGACTCAAACATTGGACCAAGAGAACCAGCAGCTGCGGGAACAACTTAAAGAGGCCCAACAACAGGCCAAGGACTTGGGGACAGAACGCAGTACCCTAGAAGGGGAGTTGGCCAGGGTACGCACCCAGGCTGAGCAGGGCCAACAGCAGCTTGGGAATCTGAGTGCCCGTGTCCTAGAGCTGGAAGAAAGGCTGGGCACACAGGAAGGTTTAGTGCAAGTCCTCCAGAAAGAACAGTTGGAATTACAGGAGGAACGGAGGGGGCTGACAACCCGACTGGAGGAACAAGAG AGGAGGCTACAGGCATCAGAAGCAGCTCTGTCAAACAGCCAAGCAAAGGTGGCATCTCTGCAGCAGGAGGCTGCAACCCAGGCAGCCTTACTGGCTGAGCGAGGAGACCGTCTCCATGGGCTAGAGATGGAGCGCCGGCGACTGCATAACCAGCTGCAGGAATTGAAGGGCAATATCCGGGTATTCTGCCGGGTTCGTCCTGTCCTTGAAGGGGAGTCCACCCCTTCCCCTGGCTTCCTCTTGTTTCCTCCTGGCCCCGGTGGGCCCACTGATCCTCCAACTCGCCTTAGCTTCGCCCGATCTGATGATCGGCGTGCAACCCTGAGTGGGGCACCAGCCCCCACTACCCGCCACGATTTCTCCTTCGACCGGGTATTCCCACCAGGAAGTAGGCAGGATGAAGTGTTTGAGGAGATCTCCATGCTTGTCCAATCCGCCCTGGATGGCTACCCAGTGTGCATCTTTGCCTATGGTCAGACAGGCAGTGGCAAGACCTTCACAATGGAGGGTGGGCCTGGGGGAGATCCCCAGTTGGAGGGACTGATCCCTCGGGCCCTGCGGCACCTCTTCTCTGTGGCCCAGGAGCTGAATGGCCAGGGCTGGACTTACAGCTTTGTGGCAAGCTACGTAGAGATCTATAATGAGACTGTTCGAGACTTGCTAGCCACTGGGACCCGGAAGGGCCCAGGGGGCGAATGTGAGATTCGTCGGGCAGGACCAGGAAGTGAAGAGCTTACTATCACCAATGCCAGATATGTCCCTGTCTCCTGTGAGAAAGAG GTGGAGACACTGCTTCATCTGGCCCGCCAGAATCGGGCTGTGGCCCGAACAGCCCAGAATGAGCGATCATCACGCAGCCACAGTGTATTCCAGCTGCAGATCTCTGGAGAGCATGCTGCCCGAGGTTTACAGTGTATAGCCCCCCTTAATCTTGTGGACTTGGCTGGAAGTGAGCGGCTAGACCCTGGCTTAGCCCTTGGCCCAGGGGAACGGGATCGTCTTCGGGAAACACAGGCCATTAACAGTAGCCTGTCCACACTGGGGCTGGTCATCATGGCCCTGAGCAATAAG GAGTCTTATGTGCCTTACCGGAATAGCAAGCTCACCTATCTGCTACAGAATTCTCTGGGTGGCAGCGCTAAGAT GCTCATGTTTGTGAATATTTCCCCTCTAGAAGAGAATGTCTCGGAGTCCCTCAACTCTCTACGCTTTGCCTCCAAG GTGAACCAGTGTGTGATTGGTACTGCTCAGGCCAACAAGAAATGA
- the Kifc1 gene encoding kinesin-like protein KIFC1 isoform X2: MEDALEPAKKRTRGVGAATKISTSRSRVPPLTTVPQTQGHTAVQKVPKKTAPRCSTAVTAVLKNQKPVPAVPAQKPGPTAVPPIAGVKKPSKRPAWDLKGQLCDLNAELKRCREKTQTLDQENQQLREQLKEAQQQAKDLGTERSTLEGELARVRTQAEQGQQQLGNLSARVLELEERLGTQEGLVQVLQKEQLELQEERRGLTTRLEEQERRLQASEAALSNSQAKVASLQQEAATQAALLAERGDRLHGLEMERRRLHNQLQELKGNIRVFCRVRPVLEGESTPSPGFLLFPPGPGGPTDPPTRLSFARSDDRRATLSGAPAPTTRHDFSFDRVFPPGSRQDEVFEEISMLVQSALDGYPVCIFAYGQTGSGKTFTMEGGPGGDPQLEGLIPRALRHLFSVAQELNGQGWTYSFVASYVEIYNETVRDLLATGTRKGPGGECEIRRAGPGSEELTITNARYVPVSCEKEVETLLHLARQNRAVARTAQNERSSRSHSVFQLQISGEHAARGLQCIAPLNLVDLAGSERLDPGLALGPGERDRLRETQAINSSLSTLGLVIMALSNKESYVPYRNSKLTYLLQNSLGGSAKMLMFVNISPLEENVSESLNSLRFASKVNQCVIGTAQANKK, encoded by the exons ATGGAAGATGCTTTGGAGCCTGCAAAG AAACGGACACGAGGTGTGGGCGCAGCAACCAAAATCAGCACGTCCCGCTCCAGAGTACCACCCCTCACCACAGTACCACAGACACAAGGCCATACTGCAG TTCAAAAAGTTCCCAAGAAGACAGCACCCCGTTGTTCCACAGCTGTTACTGCAG TGTTGAAGAACCAGAAGCCAGTCCCTGCTGTTCCTGCCCAGAAACCTGGCC CAACAGCTGTTCCTCCCATAGCGGGAGTAAAGAAACCCAGCAAACGTCCTGCCTGGGATTTAAAGGGTCAGTTATGTGACCTAAATGCAGAGTTGAAACGCTGCCGTGAAAAGACTCAAACATTGGACCAAGAGAACCAGCAGCTGCGGGAACAACTTAAAGAGGCCCAACAACAGGCCAAGGACTTGGGGACAGAACGCAGTACCCTAGAAGGGGAGTTGGCCAGGGTACGCACCCAGGCTGAGCAGGGCCAACAGCAGCTTGGGAATCTGAGTGCCCGTGTCCTAGAGCTGGAAGAAAGGCTGGGCACACAGGAAGGTTTAGTGCAAGTCCTCCAGAAAGAACAGTTGGAATTACAGGAGGAACGGAGGGGGCTGACAACCCGACTGGAGGAACAAGAG AGGAGGCTACAGGCATCAGAAGCAGCTCTGTCAAACAGCCAAGCAAAGGTGGCATCTCTGCAGCAGGAGGCTGCAACCCAGGCAGCCTTACTGGCTGAGCGAGGAGACCGTCTCCATGGGCTAGAGATGGAGCGCCGGCGACTGCATAACCAGCTGCAGGAATTGAAGGGCAATATCCGGGTATTCTGCCGGGTTCGTCCTGTCCTTGAAGGGGAGTCCACCCCTTCCCCTGGCTTCCTCTTGTTTCCTCCTGGCCCCGGTGGGCCCACTGATCCTCCAACTCGCCTTAGCTTCGCCCGATCTGATGATCGGCGTGCAACCCTGAGTGGGGCACCAGCCCCCACTACCCGCCACGATTTCTCCTTCGACCGGGTATTCCCACCAGGAAGTAGGCAGGATGAAGTGTTTGAGGAGATCTCCATGCTTGTCCAATCCGCCCTGGATGGCTACCCAGTGTGCATCTTTGCCTATGGTCAGACAGGCAGTGGCAAGACCTTCACAATGGAGGGTGGGCCTGGGGGAGATCCCCAGTTGGAGGGACTGATCCCTCGGGCCCTGCGGCACCTCTTCTCTGTGGCCCAGGAGCTGAATGGCCAGGGCTGGACTTACAGCTTTGTGGCAAGCTACGTAGAGATCTATAATGAGACTGTTCGAGACTTGCTAGCCACTGGGACCCGGAAGGGCCCAGGGGGCGAATGTGAGATTCGTCGGGCAGGACCAGGAAGTGAAGAGCTTACTATCACCAATGCCAGATATGTCCCTGTCTCCTGTGAGAAAGAG GTGGAGACACTGCTTCATCTGGCCCGCCAGAATCGGGCTGTGGCCCGAACAGCCCAGAATGAGCGATCATCACGCAGCCACAGTGTATTCCAGCTGCAGATCTCTGGAGAGCATGCTGCCCGAGGTTTACAGTGTATAGCCCCCCTTAATCTTGTGGACTTGGCTGGAAGTGAGCGGCTAGACCCTGGCTTAGCCCTTGGCCCAGGGGAACGGGATCGTCTTCGGGAAACACAGGCCATTAACAGTAGCCTGTCCACACTGGGGCTGGTCATCATGGCCCTGAGCAATAAG GAGTCTTATGTGCCTTACCGGAATAGCAAGCTCACCTATCTGCTACAGAATTCTCTGGGTGGCAGCGCTAAGAT GCTCATGTTTGTGAATATTTCCCCTCTAGAAGAGAATGTCTCGGAGTCCCTCAACTCTCTACGCTTTGCCTCCAAG GTGAACCAGTGTGTGATTGGTACTGCTCAGGCCAACAAGAAATGA